The following are encoded together in the Gouania willdenowi chromosome 14, fGouWil2.1, whole genome shotgun sequence genome:
- the adssl gene encoding adenylosuccinate synthase, like: MASGSGMANLNGQDTVAVNGEPVVKRLRESIQYDSSLRTPKEPQNKVTVVLGAQWGDEGKGKVVDLLAMDADIVCRCQGGNNAGHTVVVDSVEYDFHLLPSGVLNKKAVSFIGNGVVIHLPGLFEEAEKNLHKGKGLHGWEERLKISDRAHIVFNFHQAVDGIQEQQRQQQEGKNLGTTKKGIGPAYSSKAARNGLRVCDLVSDFKVFEDKFRMLAEHFLTMYPNLKVDIDSELNQLKEYAERLRPLVTDGVYFMHKALTGPSKKILVEGANAALLDIDFGTYPFVTSSNCTVGGVCTGLGVPPSHVGRVYGVVKAYTTRVGVGAFPTEQNNDVGDLLQSKGREFGVTTGRRRRCGWLDLILVRYAHMVNGFSAIALTKLDILDTLPEIKVAVAYKVDGKPLPSFPANMDVLTRVSVDYETLPGWCCSTEAARSLEELPQQAQNYIRFIENFLQVPVKWVGVGKSRESMIKLF, encoded by the exons ATGGCATCCGGCAGCGGCATGGCTAACCTGAACGGCCAGGACACCGTGGCCGTGAATGGTGAGCCGGTGGTGAAGCGGCTCCGGGAGAGCATCCAGTACGACTCGTCGCTGCGCACCCCGAAGGAGCCTCAGAACAAAGTGACGGTGGTTCTCGGAGCGCAGTGGGGCGACGAGGGCAAAGGGAAGGTGGTGGACCTGCTGGCCATGGATGCGGATATCGTGTGCAGGTGTCAG gGAGGAAACAATGCAGGCCACACAGTGGTTGTGGACTCAGTGGAGTATGACTTTCACCTGCTGCCCAGTGGCGTGCTCAACAAGAAGGCTGTCTCTTTCATAG GCAATGGCGTAGTGATACACCTGCCTGGTCTGTTCGAAGAGGCTGAGAAGAACCTGCATAAAGGAAAAG GATTACATGGATGGGAGGAGAGATTAAAGATATCTGACCGTGCTCACATCG tGTTCAACTTCCATCAAGCAGTGGATGGAATCCAGGAGCAGCAGCGGCAACAGCAAGAAGGGAAAAA TTTGGGAACCACAAAGAAAGGCATCGGGCCGGCCTACTCTTCTAAAGCTGCTCGCAATGGGCTGCGAGTCTGTGACCTCGTCTCTGACTTCAAAGTTTTTGAGGACAA GTTTAGAATGTTGGCTGAACATTTTCTCACCATGTATCCAAACCTAAAGGTGGACATTGACAGTGAACTGAATCAGCTGAAG GAATACGCTGAGCGCCTGCGCCCCCTGGTGACTGATGGGGTTTATTTCATGCACAAAGCACTTACTGGACCCAGTAAGAAAATCTTGGTGGAAGGAGCAAATGCTGCTCTCCTGGATATTGACTTTG gaACGTATCCTTTCGTCACGTCCTCTAACTGCACTGTGGGAGGCGTGTGCACCGGGCTTGGTGTTCCACCATCACATGTGGGCCGAGTCTACGGCGTGGTCAAAGCATACACCACCCGGGTGGGCGTCGGTGCTTTCCCAACTGAGCAGAATAAT GACGTCGGGGATCTTTTACAGTCCAAAGGGCGAGAGTTTGGAGTGACGACAGGAAGGAGGAGACGCTGTGGGTGGCTCGACCTCATCTTAGTCAGATACGCTCACATGGTCAACGGATTCTCTGC aattgcTCTGACAAAGCTGGATATTTTGGACACGCTGCCTGAGATTAAAGTGGCCGTGGCCTACAAGGTTGATGGAAAACCTCTGCCAAGTTTCCCAG caAACATGGACGTGTTGACGCGTGTGTCCGTGGACTACGAGACCCTGCCCGGCTGGTGCTGCAGCACAGAAGCAGCGCGGAGTTTAGAGGAGCTGCCACAACAAGCACAAAACTACATCCGCTTCATTGAGAACTTCCTGCAAGTGCCAG TGAAATGGGTCGGCGTCGGAAAATCCAGAGAAAGCATGATCAAACTGTTTTGA